A genomic window from Aquabacterium sp. OR-4 includes:
- a CDS encoding ComEA family DNA-binding protein, with protein MSIHQHIARLLLAAVTALTTLATPALAEVEANRASQAELETVKGIGPALSGKILAARERGAFKDWTDLQERVAGIGSGNSARFSQAGLTVAGSGFAGLAEAAPRAGTATAPRGAGGKTDKTGKADKADKADKARKGEAATRP; from the coding sequence ATGTCGATCCATCAACACATCGCCCGCCTGCTGCTGGCCGCCGTGACCGCACTGACCACGCTGGCCACGCCGGCGCTGGCCGAGGTGGAGGCCAACCGCGCCAGCCAGGCCGAGCTGGAGACCGTGAAGGGCATCGGGCCGGCGCTGTCGGGCAAGATCCTGGCGGCCCGTGAGCGCGGCGCCTTCAAGGACTGGACCGATCTGCAGGAGCGCGTGGCCGGCATCGGCAGCGGCAACTCGGCCCGCTTCTCGCAAGCCGGGCTCACGGTGGCCGGCAGCGGCTTCGCCGGCCTGGCCGAGGCCGCGCCGCGCGCCGGCACGGCGACGGCCCCGCGCGGCGCGGGCGGCAAGACCGACAAGACCGGCAAGGCCGACAAGGCCGACAAGGCCGACAAGGCACGCAAGGGCGAAGCCGCGACCCGGCCCTGA